Genomic segment of Ardenticatena maritima:
TCGCCCGACTGGCTGATAGCAATCACCCACTCGTTTTTGCCCAAAATAGGCTGACGATAGCGAAACTCAGACCCCACATCCACATTCACGGGGATACGCAAAATCTGCTCGAACGCATACTTGGCAATGACGCCGGCATGATAGGCGGTCCCACAGGCGACGAACGTCAGGCGTTCCACACGGCGCACATCGTCGGGGGTGATATTGAGTTCGGGGATTTCGATGGGCAAGCGGCTATCTTCCGGCACGCGCCCCAGGAGCGTATCGGTCACAGTTTGGGGCTGTTCGTGCATTTCTTTGAGCATGAAATGCTCATAGCCGCCTTTTTGCGCCACTTCTGGCGACCAATCCACCACAATGACACGGCGGTCATAGAGCCGCTGCGGCGTGGTTGATTCACGGTAGCGCGTGATAATCACATCGTCCTTGGTGACGGTGGCAATTTCGCCGTCTTCGAGCACGTAGATTTTGTTGGTGTAATGCAAAAGCGCAGGAATATCGCTGGCAATATGGTTTTCGCCACGACCCAAGCCGATGATGAGCGGCGGGCTATCCATCTTGGCGGCCACAATGCGGTCTTCTTCGTCTTTGTGCACCACCAACACCGCCATCGAACCCACCATGCGTTGCATGGCAAGCGCCACGGCGGTGGTAATATTGCCGTCGTAATACTCCTCAATGAGGTGGGCAATCACTTCGGTATCTGTATCGGAACGAAACTCATGCCCTTTGGCGATCAGTTCCTGTTTCAGTTCCCAAAAGTTTTCAACGATACCATTCTGCACAACAGCAATGCGCCCGGAACAATCCAGGTGGGGGTGCGCGTTGCGTGTGCTTGGCGGGCCGTGCGTTGCCCAGCGCGTATGCCCGATCCCCACATGTCCATGGGCTTTTTCAAGGTCAAGGCGCGCTTCCAGTTCTTCGACTTTGCCCTTGCATTTCTCAACGTAGAAATGCCCATTTTCGGAAACAGCAATGCCCGCCGAGTCATAGCCGCGATACGTCAGCATGCGCAACTTATCCATCAGAATCGGCAAGGCTTCTTTTTCGCCAATATAGCCCACAATTCCACACATAACGTCCTCCAAATCTTCACTTTCTCGCAAAACGCGAGATTGTAGCCAAAGCCCTTCCAAGGGGAAACATACCACCCCACAGCATAGCGACAATGTAAGGTGTTTCCAAACCTTGCGCCAAAACAGAACCGCGATGGGGGCTCCCATCGCGGTGAACAGACTCATGCAGGCGTCATGGCCTCTTCCACCGTCAGCACATCGCCCGCTATCGGTTCGCAATTCGCATACACGCCGCGATACTGCGGGGGAAGCAATTGCGCCAGGCGACACATCGCCGCATCGGTGAGTTTCTGCAACACATCGCGCGGTGGTCGCCGTTGTTCGCTCCGCAGCCAGAACGGACGCCCCACGCGAATATAGACATCGGGACGCCGCAACCGAGGCCACGCTTTGCGCCACTGCTCTTGCCCCCAAATGGCAACCGGCACCACAGGCACATTGGCTTGCACCGCCAGGAGCGCCAGCCCTTCTTTCCCGCGCAACAGGCTATGCGTAGGGCTGCGTGTTCCCTCCGGGGCGAGGTAGAGCACCTGCCCATCACGCAAGACGCGCAACGCCTGCTTGAGCGCCCGAATATCCCCCGCCCCACGTCGAATCGGGAACGCTCCATACCAGCGCACAATCTGCCCGATAATGGGCTTCTCAAAGTTTTCGACTTTCGACATCATCACTACTTCGCGCGGGATGTACGTGCCAATCAACGGGGGATCGAGAAAAGACATGTGGTTGCTTATGAGAATAAACGCGCCCTTCTGTGGAATATGGTGCAGACCTTCCACGTGCACCCGCAACAAGAGACGAAAGATCACATGGCGCAAAAGCCAGTTC
This window contains:
- the glmS gene encoding glutamine--fructose-6-phosphate transaminase (isomerizing); the protein is MCGIVGYIGEKEALPILMDKLRMLTYRGYDSAGIAVSENGHFYVEKCKGKVEELEARLDLEKAHGHVGIGHTRWATHGPPSTRNAHPHLDCSGRIAVVQNGIVENFWELKQELIAKGHEFRSDTDTEVIAHLIEEYYDGNITTAVALAMQRMVGSMAVLVVHKDEEDRIVAAKMDSPPLIIGLGRGENHIASDIPALLHYTNKIYVLEDGEIATVTKDDVIITRYRESTTPQRLYDRRVIVVDWSPEVAQKGGYEHFMLKEMHEQPQTVTDTLLGRVPEDSRLPIEIPELNITPDDVRRVERLTFVACGTAYHAGVIAKYAFEQILRIPVNVDVGSEFRYRQPILGKNEWVIAISQSGETADTIASMREGKEQGARVLAITNVVGSSVARLADGVLYTRAGPEVAVASTKAFIGQIVGVYLLLLYMAQYRHLSPSAQQVVRELRQGLWRSARDIERVLETADKTRAIAERIAEKPVAFFIGRNMDEPLAREGALKLKEISYIHAQGYPAGELKHGTLALLESGVPVVALATQSSVYDKMVSNMQEVLARDAWCIGIVPEGDERVTQLLGEENVLTIPRSNDYLHVLPAAVQVQLIAYYAARALGRDIDQPRNLAKSVTVE
- a CDS encoding lysophospholipid acyltransferase family protein, with the protein product MQRYLPRFYHIANWLLRHVIFRLLLRVHVEGLHHIPQKGAFILISNHMSFLDPPLIGTYIPREVVMMSKVENFEKPIIGQIVRWYGAFPIRRGAGDIRALKQALRVLRDGQVLYLAPEGTRSPTHSLLRGKEGLALLAVQANVPVVPVAIWGQEQWRKAWPRLRRPDVYIRVGRPFWLRSEQRRPPRDVLQKLTDAAMCRLAQLLPPQYRGVYANCEPIAGDVLTVEEAMTPA